A single genomic interval of Pomacea canaliculata isolate SZHN2017 linkage group LG5, ASM307304v1, whole genome shotgun sequence harbors:
- the LOC112563564 gene encoding LOW QUALITY PROTEIN: multidrug resistance protein 1-like (The sequence of the model RefSeq protein was modified relative to this genomic sequence to represent the inferred CDS: deleted 1 base in 1 codon): MMVVGMFGSVVAGCGLPLNMIVFGDVVDMFVDSSKIANATNRTYADVLMEKMSPNTMYFLVIAAVVFVTSTMAVSLWTIAGERQIVHIRKRFFRSIMRQDIGWFDTHEASELNSRFSADIQNISEGLCDKVAVFVQWMSTWLVSYIVAFVQGWKLTLVVIGFSPFVIFASSLMMRLVRSASIRELQAYAKSGAIAEQALRAIRTVQAFQGQEKEQKRYEDNLIFAVKAGSRKGIFLGIGMSTFWFIIFMAFAVSFWYGVHLIQTEGFSPGNILPVFFGVLIGAMSLGNALPNLENFSDARAAAAKVFEIIDLSPHIDVSSDKGEKIMSLKGVIEFKNIHFRYPARPDIPVLNGLDLRVDPGQTVALVGASGCGKSTTIQLLQRFYDPEKGQVTVDGHDIKTLNLKWLRDQIGVVSQEPVLFAATIAENIRYGKRDVTQAAIEAAAKEANAHGFISQLPEGYDTLVGERGAQLSGGQKQRIAIARALVRNPRILLLDEATSALDHESEAAVQSALEKAGQGRTTIVIAHRLSTIRNADKIVSISAGCKEEEGNHHSLIAKGGLYAQLINLQTTAEKETKTDVDDLDIVEDDDGDSLLEEDLVSHKVGLRRFSTVSGLSRTLSIRLSKRSIRRRSGEDEDKNKTMTEEESKQTLKRIILLSLPEWLSIVVGSLCSMVAGVAQPAFSLILTEYIRIFGYTDRDEQSHQAMVLGVSVICVGIGIGILRLAQNWCLSSSGSKLTARLRTMTFKALMRQDMSFFDDPKNQVSALTTKLSPDAALVQGATGSKVGQILEAAATIISALIIAFVFGWKLTLVVLAFLPIIIVAGIIQGKVIAGSSKSEKSQLQEAGKICSEAVDNIRTVASLNRADIFIERLESLVDVTKRTVVKAAMTYGVSYGISNSIIFCAYAAAFTYGTKLVGDGEMEFYAVFRVFSAIVFGGASVGRQSSFGFDYTKAKLAAGRLFTIIDRQPKIDIDKSGGLHLNKYSGKVAVANATFFYPTRPTVRVLGGLDLAVEGGQTLALVGGSGCGKSTVIQLLLRFYDSESGALLLDGEDTRNLDLRWLRQQIGLVSQEPVLMDGSIASNIAYGDNTREVSMAEIIAAAKNANIHSFIESLPKGYDTNVGDKGTQLSGGQKQRIAIARALVRNPRVLLLDEATSALDTESERVVQEALDKAREGRTCIVIAHRLSTIQNADKIAVIGEGRVVEIGTHSQLLATKGAYYNLLQLQGKGKAE; this comes from the exons ATGATGGTTGTTGGTATGTTTGGATCGGTGGTTGCTGGCTGTGGACTTCCTTTGAACATGATTGTCTTTGGCGACgttgttgacatgtttgtcGACAGCAGCAAGATAGCCAA CGCCACCAATCGGACGTACGCTGACGTCCTGATGGAGAAGATGTCCCCAAACACCATGTATTTTCTGGTTATCGCCGCTGTCGTCTTCGTCACCAGCACGATGGCCGTGAGCTTGTGGACGATAGCCGGCGAGCGGCAGATTGTCCACATCCGGAAACGCTTCTTCAGGTCCATCATGCGCCAGGACATCGGGTGGTTTGACACCCACGAGGCCAGCGAACTCAACTCACGCTTTTCTGC AGATATACAGAATATCAGTGAAGGACTTTGCGACAAGGTGGCTGTCTTCGTGCAGTGGATGTCCACGTGGCTTGTGTCCTACATCGTCGCCTTCGTCCAGGGCTGGAAGCTCACTCTTGTTGTCATCGGCTTCAGCCCCTTTGTCATCTTTGCAAGCTCTTTAATGATGAGA CTGGTGCGCAGTGCGTCCATCCGGGAACTGCAGGCGTACGCCAAGTCAGGGGCCATCGCCGAGCAGGCCCTGAGGGCCATCCGCACCGTGCAGGCCTTCCAGGGACAAGAGAAGGAACAGAAGCG CTACGAAGACAACTTGATATTCGCCGTCAAGGCGGGGTCAAGAAAAGGCATCTTCCTCGGTATCGGCATGTCCACCTTTTGGTTCATAATATTCATGGCATTTGCTGTGTCCTTCTGGTATGGCGTGCACCTTATTCAGACTGAGGGGTTTAGTCCCGGAAATATTCTGCCT gtcTTTTTCGGGGTTCTCATCGGCGCCATGTCTCTTGGCAACGCTCTGCCCAACTTGGAAAACTTTTCCGATGCCCGCGCAGCCGCCGCGAAGGTGTTTGAGATCATCGACCTTTCGCCTCATATTGACGTCAGTTCcgacaagggagagaagatcATGAGCCTCAAGGGGGTCATCGAGTTCAAGAATATCCACTTTCGTTATCCGGCCAGACCGGACATACCA GTGTTGAATGGCCTTGACCTTAGAGTGGACCCAGGTCAGACTGTGGCATTGGTAGGAGCCAGCGGATGCGGAAAGAGTACGACCATTCAACTCTTACAGAGATTTTATGACCCTGAAAAGGGGCAG GTCACAGTGGATGGACACGACATCAAGACCTTGAATCTGAAATGGCTACGAGACCAGATCGGCGTGGTCAGTCAGGAGCCCGTGCTCTTCGCTGCCACCATCGCCGAAAACATCAGGTACGGcaagcgtgacgtcacccaGGCCGCCATCGAAGCTGCCGCCAAAGAGGCCAACGCCCATGGCTTCATTTCACAGCTTCCTGAG GGTTACGACACGCTGGTGGGAGAGAGGGGGGCGCAGCTGAGTGGGGGGCAGAAGCAGCGCATCGCCATTGCACGCGCCCTCGTGCGTAACCCGCGCATCCTGCTGCTGGACGAGGCCACGTCAGCGTTGGACCACGAGAGCGAGGCCGCAGTGCAGAGCGCACTGGAGAAG GCTGGACAGGGGAGGACCACGATCGTTATCGCTCATCGCCTGTCCACCATCAGGAACGCGGACAAAATTGTCTCCATCAGTGCTGGCTGCAAGGAGGAGGAAGGCAACCACCACAGTCTCATCGCCAAAGGTGGACTGTACGCTCAGCTGATCAACCTGCAG ACCACagcagaaaaggaaacaaaaacag ATGTCGACGACCTGGACATTGTagaagatgatgatggcgatTCTTTGCTGGAAGAAGACTTGGTGTCGCACAAAGTGGGTTTGAGACGATTTTCCACTGTCTCCGGCCTCTCCCGCACTCTCAGCATTCGCTTGAGCAAACGCAGCATCAGGAGAAGGAGTGGGGAGGACGaggacaagaacaagacaatg ACAGAGGAGGAGAGTAAACAAACTCTGAAGAGAATAATCCTGCTCAGTCTTCCGGAATGGCTGTCAATTGTTGTTGGTTCCTTATGTTCCATGGTAGCTGGCGTAGCCCAACCTGCGTTCTCCTTAATTCTCACAGAATACATCAGA ATTTTCGGCTACACAGACAGAGACGAGCAGTCCCACCAAGCCATGGTTCTGGGAGTGAGTGTCATTTGTGTCGGCATCGGCATAGGGATTCTTCGACTTGCGCAG AACTGGTGCCTGTCATCGTCAGGGTCAAAGTTGACGGCTCGTCTGCGTACTATGACATTCAAGGCACTGATGCGACAG GATATGAGTTTCTTTGACGACCCGAAAAACCAGGTCAGCGCCCTGACCACAAAGCTCTCT CCTGATGCGGCCTTAGTGCAAGGG GCGACTGGGTCAAAGGTCGGCCAGATACTGGAAGCCGCAGCCACAATCATCTCAGCTCTAATAATCGCCTTCGTGTTCGGATGGAAGCTGACGCTGGTTGTACTGGCCTTCTTGCCAATCATCATTGTTGCAGGAATAATTCAAGGAAAAGTTATCGCAGGCTCGTCCAAATCAGAGAAATCTCAATTACAAGAAGCTGgcaaa ATTTGTTCGGAAGCGGTGGACAATATTCGCACAGTGGCCTCACTAAACAGGGCAGACATCTTCATTGAGCGGCTGGAGTCCCTCGTCGACGTCACAAAAAG GACGGTTGTGAAGGCGGCGATGACGTACGGCGTGTCCTACGGCATCTCCAACAGCATCATCTTCTGCGCCTACGCCGCGGCCTTCACCTACGGCACGAAGCTGGTGGGCGACGGCGAGATGGAGTTCTACGCCGTCTTCAG AGTGTTCTCAGCTATAGTGTTCGGAGGTGCGTCTGTCGGCCGTCAAAGTTCATTTGGTTTCGACTACACAAAGGCCAAGCTAGCCGCAGGCAGACTGTTCACCATCATCGACCGCCAGCCAAAGATCGACATCGACAAGTCGGGTGGCCTACACCTG AACAAGTACAGCGGGAAGGTGGCAGTGGCCAACGCCACCTTCTTCTACCCTACGCGCCCCACAGTTCGGGTGCTGGGTGGCCTGGACCTGGCTGTGGAAGGGGGTCAGACCCTGGCACTAGTCGGGGGAAGTGGCTGTGGCAAGTCTACGGTCATCCAGCTGTTACTAAGGTTCTACGATTCAGAATCTGGAGCTCTG TTACTGGACGGCGAGGACACCCGCAACCTTGACCTCCGGTGGCTGCGGCAGCAGATCGGCCTGGTGTCGCAGGAGCCAGTTCTGATGGACGGCAGCATAGCCAGCAACATCGCCTACGGCGACAACACGCGGGAAGTGTCTATGGCCGAGATCATCGCTGCGGCCAAGAACGCCAACATCCACAGCTTCATCGAGAGTCTTCCGAAG GGTTACGACACTAATGTAGGCGACAAAGGGACACAACTAAGTGGTGGGCAGAAGCAGCGAATCGCGATCGCACGCGCACTCGTGCGTAACCCACGTGTCCTGCTGCTGGACGAGGCGACCTCTGCCCTGGACACCGAGAGCGAGCGG GTGGTGCAAGAAGCCCTCGATAAGGCACGCGAGGGCCGCACATGCATCGTCATCGCCCATCGACTGTCCACCATCCAGAATGCCGACAAAATCGCGGTGATAGGTGAAGGCCGGGTGGTAGAGATTGGCACCCACAGCCAGCTTCTGGCCACGAAGGGTGCGTATTACaacctgctgcagctgcagggCAAGGGCAAAGCCGagtga
- the LOC112564830 gene encoding LOW QUALITY PROTEIN: peroxisomal bifunctional enzyme-like (The sequence of the model RefSeq protein was modified relative to this genomic sequence to represent the inferred CDS: inserted 1 base in 1 codon) has translation MVDYRKEGLVAIFEVNNPPVNSLSKNVRQGFVDGLSKATNDPEVKAVIIIGKGRTFIAGANIKDFGKPMEELMSSSPSLIDIGNMLEESEKPIICAIHGAGLGGGLELCLFSHYRLAVKSARVGFPEVNLGILPAAAGTQRLPRLVDITVAMDIISSGRHVAAPEALKYGILDQIVEGDLLKESIKFAHSVIGKPLEPRRLRNLACKRCRTCRSSLLTMSILYCISVIHQFCLKSVRNAADLSYEAGLMMENTYFKYLITGFQSFALRYSFFAERTARKWQLPSGANAANTKPLNVQTTGIIGAGTMGTGIAVSLLRAGYPVILVEQNQEFLDKGVDMIRNILKDGVSRRLMTEDRMKQCLKALKASVDLKHLANVDLVIEAVYENISLKQEIFKKLDYICKPSALLCSNTSSIDIDMIASVTKRPQKVMGXHFFSPAHIMLLLENVYGKETSAETVATIMDFGKKIGKVSILVKSCHLFVANRMHGCFQTEAKFILEEGALPDEVDRILEDFGMPMGPFKVSDLAGIDISCRIQHEVAKQHDIELTLQTRFFRGERYSSLSNRLYELGRLGRKTGKGWYRYEKPGGKNAIPDNDIKDVIRIHCKELGIEQRQISTQEILERCLYSAINEGFKIIEEGVVDKPEDIDVIWWYGFGFPRYMGGPMFYASQTGLKKVYDRVCYYHKNFPYSSHWVPSDLLRRLSTAPNPVPITQWKTVLHSKL, from the exons ATGGTCGATTATAGAAAAGAAGGTTTAGTTGCCATCTTTGAAGTTAACAACCCACCGGTAAATTCTCTGAG CAAAAACGTGAGACAGGGGTTTGTAGATGGCCTGAGCAAAGCTACCAACGATCCCGAAGTTAAAGCAGTCATCATCATTGGAAAAGGACGAACTTTTATAGCTGGTGCAAATATTAAAGATTTTGGGAAGCCCATGGAAG AGTTAATGTCATCATCACCAAGCTTGATAGACATTGGAAACATGCTGGAGGAAAGTGAAAAACCAATCATTTGTGCCATCCATGGAGCAGGACTTGGTGGGGGCCTAGAGTTGTGTCTTTTCAGTCATTATCGACTAGCAGTCAAGTCAGCAAG agTAGGGTTCCCAGAGGTGAATTTGGGGATTTtacctgctgctgctggcaCTCAGAGGTTGCCAAGACTTGTAGACATTACTGTGGCCATGGACATCATCTCCTCTGGCCGTCATGTAGCTGCACCAGAAGCACTGAAGTATGGCATACTTGACCAG ATTGTGGAGGGTGATTTGCTGAAGGAGAGCATCAAGTTTGCACACAGTGTCATTGGCAAGCCTCTGGAACCTAGAAGGCTGAGAAATCTTGCCTGTAAAAGGTGCAGAACATGTAGGTCCAGCCTT TTGACAATGAGCATTTTGTATTGCATTTCTGTCATTCACCAGTTCTGCCTGAAATCAGTGCGCAATGCTGCGGACCTGTCTTATGAAGCTGGCTTGATGATGGAGAATACCTATTTTAAGTATCTCATCACAGGATTCCAATCATTTGCCCTTCGGTATAGTTTTTTTGCAGAGAGGACAGCTAGAAAG tGGCAGTTACCCTCTGGAGCCAATGCAGCCAATACTAAGCCATTGAACGTGCAGACCACAGGTATCATTGGTGCAGGCACCATGGGGACAGGCATTGCTGTTTCTTTGCTGCGGGCAGGCTACCCTGTCATTCTTGTAGAGCAAAATCAAGAA TTCCTAGACAAAGGTGTGGATATGATTAGAAATATCCTGAAGGATGGGGTGAGTCGCAGGCTTATGACGGAGGACAGAATGAAACAATGTCTGAAGGCCTTGAAGGCATCAGTGGATTTGAAGCATCTGGCAAATGTTGACCTG GTTATTGAAGCagtttatgaaaacatttctttgaaacaagaaatattcaaaaaacTTGACTACATCTGCAAGCCATCAGCACTTTTGTGTTCCAATACATCTTCCATAGACATTGAcatg ATTGCATCAGTCACCAAGAGGCCACAGAAAGTTATGG ACCACTTCTTCTCTCCAGCTCATATTATGTTACTTCTAGAGAATGTGTACGGCAAGGAAACATCAGCAGAAACTGTTGCCACCATCATGGATTTCGGGAAAAAGATTGGCAAA GTGTCCATACTTGTGAAATCTTGTCATCTGTTTGTTGCCAACAGAATGCATGGCTGTTTTCAGACAGAG gcaaaatttattttggaagaAGGAGCTCTTCCCGATGAAGTAGACCGCATTTTAGAAGATTTTGGTATGCCCATGGGACCTTTCAAAGTGTCTGACTTGGCAG gcatTGACATCAGCTGTCGTATTCAGCATGAGGTGGCAAAACAGCATGACATTGAGCTTACACTGCAGACACGCTTCTTCAGAGGTGAACGCTACTCATCTTTGTCAAACAGATTATATGAGCTTGGAAGACTGGGAAGAAAAACAG GTAAAGGATGGTACAGATATGAGAAGCCTGGTGGAAAAAATGCCATACCAGACAATGATATCAAGGATGTTATAAGAATTCACTGCAAAGAACTTGGCATTGAGCAGAGGCAGATAAGTACTCAG GAAATACTGGAGCGTTGTTTGTATTCTGCTATAAATGAGGGCTTCAAAATCATAGAAGAAGGAGTCGTGGACAAGCCCGAAGACATCGATGTTATCTG GTGGTATGGCTTTGGATTTCCCCGATACATGGGTGGCCCTATGTTCTACGCCAGTCAGACAGGTCTAAAGAAGGTGTATGATCGGGTCTGTTACTACCACAAAAACTTTC ctTACAGCAGCCACTGGGTTCCCAGCGATCTTTTGCGCAGACTTTCCACAGCACCAAACCCAGTTCCCATAACTCAGTGGAAAACCGTGCTGCACAGCAAGCTGTGA